A portion of the Colius striatus isolate bColStr4 chromosome 1, bColStr4.1.hap1, whole genome shotgun sequence genome contains these proteins:
- the B3GALT5 gene encoding beta-1,3-galactosyltransferase 5 — MKMGGTWLGLPVRQHLVTLGHRNCSNKWRNMMDFRKFRLFVCLIGLSCASFWFFNNNLTEFCIFCENSQGYIFPIETFRRIGGNFSQLPDIDCHRDPPFLVLLVASSYNHVDARMAIRQTWGKERTVAGKRLVTYFLLGSTVNLSQQADITTESQKYKDIIQKNFIDTYYNLTLKTMMGIEWIHRFCYQSSFVMKTDTDVFVNVFYLTELLLRKKKTTRFFTGFLKLHEYPIRKRKSKWYVSREEYPGKTYPPFCSGTGYVLSTDVASQIYNISESVSFIKLEDVFIGLCLAKLKIHLEELHSEQTFFPERIRFSVSRFKKIVMCHEVEPSEQLSYWNHLVTENQRGML; from the exons ATGAAGATGGGAGGAACCTGGCTGGGTCTGCCAGTTAGACAGCACTTGGTGACTCTGGGACACAGGAACTGTTCAAACAAATGGAGAAACATG aTGGATTTCAGAAAATTCAGGCTGTTTGTTTGCCTTATAGGGCTCAGCTGTGCTAGCTTCTGGTTTTTTAATAACAACTTGACCGAATTCTGTATATTCTGTGAAAACAGCCAAGGTTATATATTCCCCATAGAGACTTTTAGGAGAATTGGGGGAAATTTCTCACAGCTCCCAGATATAGACTGCCATAGGGACCCACCTTTCCTCGTCCTGCTTGTGGCATCCTCCTACAACCATGTTGACGCCAGGATGGCAATCCGGCAAACCTGGGGGAAGGAGAGAACAGTGGCTGGCAAGCGCCTGGTGACATATTTCCTCCTGGGAAGCACTGTGAATCTCAGCCAGCAGGCTGATATCACTACTGAAAGCCAGAAGTACAAAGATATAATCCAAAAGAATTTTATAGACACATATTACAATTTGACCTTGAAGACCATGATGGGAATTGAATGGATTCACAGGTTTTGTTACCAGTCCAGCTTTGTGATGAAAACTGACACAGATGTGTTTGTCAATGTTTTTTACCTCACTGAGCTTCTTCTAAGGAAAAAGAAGACCACTAGATTCTTCACAGGCTTTTTAAAACTGCACGAGTACCCTATACGGAAAAGAAAGAGTAAGTGGTATGTGAGTAGAGAAGAGTATCCAGGCAAGACCTACCCGCCGTTTTGTTCTGGGACTGGCTATGTTTTATCCACCGACGTTGCTAGTCAGATCTATAACATTTCAGAGAGCGTTTCTTTCATTAAACTGGAGGATGTATTCATAGGACTGTGCCTTGCCAAATTAAAAATTCATCTGGAGGAGCTTCATTCAGAGCagactttttttccagagagaaTTAGGTTCTCCGTTTCTCGCTTTAAGAAAATCGTGATGTGCCATGAAGTAGAACCATCTGAGCAGCTGAGCTACTGGAATCACTTAGTGACAGAAAATCAGAGAGGAATGCTCTAG